A single window of Sulfitobacter sp. JL08 DNA harbors:
- a CDS encoding peroxidase-related enzyme (This protein belongs to a clade of uncharacterized proteins related to peroxidases such as the alkylhydroperoxidase AhpD.), translated as MTDTSLPTALNLPMVNPLPEETQKYFDICTQKLGMIPNVLKAYAFDVEKLNAFTAMYNDLMLAPSGLSKLEREMIAVVVSSINKCFYCLVAHGQAVRQLSGDPALGEALVMNYRVAPLDDRQRAMLDFAALMTSASATIEETHRQALRDVGFSDRDIWDIANVAGFFNMTNRVASATAMRPNEEYHAQNR; from the coding sequence ATGACGGATACATCCCTGCCCACCGCGCTGAACCTGCCGATGGTCAACCCGCTGCCCGAGGAAACGCAGAAATATTTCGATATCTGCACGCAAAAACTGGGCATGATCCCCAACGTGCTGAAGGCCTATGCCTTTGATGTTGAAAAGCTGAACGCCTTTACTGCGATGTACAACGATCTGATGCTTGCGCCCTCGGGGTTGAGCAAGCTGGAGCGTGAAATGATTGCCGTTGTCGTTTCGTCGATCAACAAGTGTTTCTATTGTCTGGTGGCGCACGGTCAGGCGGTGCGGCAATTGTCGGGTGATCCCGCGCTGGGCGAGGCATTGGTGATGAATTACCGTGTTGCCCCGCTGGATGACCGTCAGCGCGCGATGCTGGATTTCGCCGCATTGATGACAAGTGCCAGTGCGACGATAGAAGAGACGCATCGCCAGGCTTTGCGCGATGTCGGGTTCAGCGACCGCGATATCTGGGACATTGCCAATGTGGCGGGTTTTTTCAACATGACAAACCGGGTGGCCAGCGCCACGGCGATGCGCCCGAACGAAGAGTATCACGCGCAAAACCGATGA
- a CDS encoding GNAT family N-acetyltransferase: protein MSDASIFDVVDATWPAARMIKDGPWILREGKGGGKRVSAASTEIDVEDADIDQAEQAMARLGQDALFMLRKGQQGLDRLLETRGYRVLDPVTAYACPVVQLTDIPLPRVTVFEIWEPLAIMLEIWAKGGIGPARVDVMRRATGPKTSLLGRWNEHPAAAAFVAMHGDTAMVHAIEVLEHQRRHGMGAWIMRGAAFWAARQGAKTLSVVCTDENTGANRLYTSLGMAVVGHYHYRYLPDEKDKS from the coding sequence ATGAGCGACGCATCGATCTTTGATGTGGTCGATGCGACATGGCCAGCCGCGCGAATGATCAAGGACGGCCCGTGGATTTTGCGTGAGGGCAAGGGCGGGGGCAAGCGTGTGTCCGCAGCGAGTACGGAAATTGATGTAGAGGATGCGGACATAGATCAGGCCGAGCAAGCGATGGCCCGATTGGGGCAGGATGCCTTGTTCATGCTGCGCAAAGGGCAGCAGGGGCTGGATCGTTTGCTGGAAACACGTGGCTACCGTGTTCTTGATCCGGTGACAGCCTATGCCTGTCCGGTTGTGCAGTTGACGGATATCCCGCTGCCCCGCGTGACAGTTTTCGAAATCTGGGAACCTTTGGCAATCATGCTGGAAATCTGGGCCAAAGGCGGGATCGGTCCTGCGCGTGTCGATGTGATGCGCCGTGCAACGGGGCCAAAAACCAGCCTGCTGGGGCGGTGGAACGAACACCCCGCCGCCGCAGCCTTTGTCGCGATGCATGGCGATACGGCGATGGTTCATGCGATCGAAGTGCTGGAACACCAGCGGCGCCATGGCATGGGCGCGTGGATCATGCGGGGCGCTGCCTTCTGGGCCGCAAGGCAGGGGGCAAAGACCCTGTCGGTTGTCTGCACAGATGAAAACACCGGTGCAAACCGGCTCTACACTTCCCTTGGTATGGCGGTTGTGGGACACTATCATTACCGCTACCTGCCTGATGAGAAAGACAAATCATGA
- a CDS encoding competence/damage-inducible protein A, giving the protein MPNPTAAMLVIGDEILSGRTRDSNTHYLAQELTKQGIDLREVRVVSDDRAAIINAVKALSQGFDHVFTSGGIGPTHDDITADCIAAAFDAHIDVREDAHAILAAHYERSGLELNAARLRMARIPDGAGLIENPVSAAPGFSIENVYVMAGVPSVFQAMVASVLPTLTGGKPLLSQTLRIQRGEGDIAGPLAELAAEFSDLSIGSYPFIKDGIYGSNIVIRGSDGARVDMAIARLSAVFGE; this is encoded by the coding sequence ATGCCAAACCCTACTGCCGCCATGCTGGTGATCGGAGATGAAATTTTATCCGGCCGCACCCGCGATTCAAACACGCACTATCTGGCGCAGGAACTGACCAAACAGGGCATCGATCTGCGCGAGGTGCGTGTTGTCAGCGATGATCGCGCGGCGATTATCAATGCCGTAAAGGCACTGAGCCAAGGGTTTGATCATGTGTTCACCAGCGGCGGTATCGGGCCGACCCATGATGACATCACCGCCGATTGTATCGCCGCGGCGTTTGATGCGCATATCGACGTGCGCGAAGATGCGCATGCGATCCTTGCGGCACACTACGAACGATCGGGGCTGGAACTGAACGCGGCGCGGTTGCGCATGGCGCGTATTCCCGATGGTGCGGGGCTGATCGAAAATCCGGTGTCGGCGGCGCCGGGGTTTTCGATTGAAAACGTATACGTGATGGCAGGCGTGCCTTCGGTGTTTCAGGCCATGGTGGCCAGCGTTTTGCCAACCCTGACGGGCGGCAAGCCCCTGTTATCCCAAACCCTGCGCATTCAGCGCGGCGAGGGGGATATCGCCGGACCGCTGGCAGAACTGGCGGCAGAGTTTTCCGACCTGTCGATCGGATCCTATCCGTTCATCAAAGACGGGATTTACGGATCGAACATCGTGATCCGCGGCAGCGATGGCGCGCGCGTGGATATGGCAATTGCGCGATTGTCGGCAGTGTTCGGCGAATGA
- the sfsA gene encoding DNA/RNA nuclease SfsA produces the protein MRFQTPLVPATLIRRYKRFLADCLLPDGREITAHCANPGSMMGLAQPGCKIWLEPNDDPRKKLKYGWRLVDHENGHFTGVDTGVPNRVLGNALRNQQIAPFAKYTDVQAEVKYGQNSRIDYLLRAPDLPDLYLEIKSVTLCRQGGLAEFPDSVTKRGAKHLEELAGMVLQGHRAAMLYLVQRTDCTAFDLARDIDPAYGRAFDTARAAGVETFCFGTQISPEAVDMAGPVACRA, from the coding sequence ATGCGCTTTCAAACCCCTCTTGTTCCGGCCACGCTGATCCGTCGTTACAAACGGTTTCTGGCCGATTGCCTGTTGCCGGACGGGCGCGAAATCACCGCGCACTGCGCCAACCCCGGATCAATGATGGGGCTGGCACAACCGGGGTGCAAAATCTGGCTGGAACCCAATGACGACCCCCGCAAAAAGCTGAAATACGGCTGGCGCCTTGTGGATCATGAAAACGGCCACTTTACCGGCGTTGATACGGGCGTGCCCAATCGCGTGTTGGGCAACGCATTGCGCAATCAACAGATTGCGCCCTTTGCCAAATACACCGATGTGCAGGCCGAGGTGAAATACGGCCAGAACAGCCGCATCGATTATCTGCTGCGCGCTCCGGACCTGCCCGATCTTTACCTTGAAATCAAAAGCGTAACACTGTGCCGGCAAGGCGGGTTGGCCGAATTTCCCGACAGCGTGACAAAACGGGGCGCAAAACACCTGGAAGAACTTGCCGGAATGGTTTTGCAAGGCCACCGCGCTGCGATGCTGTACCTTGTCCAGCGCACCGATTGCACGGCTTTCGATCTCGCGCGCGATATTGATCCGGCCTATGGCCGCGCATTTGATACGGCGCGCGCAGCAGGTGTTGAAACCTTTTGCTTTGGCACCCAGATATCACCCGAAGCTGTCGATATGGCCGGGCCGGTCGCTTGCCGCGCCTAA
- the map gene encoding type I methionyl aminopeptidase → MRPHVNNETRGRLTKDGIRIYEPSDFAGMHVAGALAARILDDVAPHVQVGQTTEEIDRIITDMVDAAGAKSATIGYKGYQHASCISVNHVVCHGIPSVKTLKDGDILNIDVTVIVDGWFGDTSRMYVAGKLPRKAERLIDVTHDALMRGIEAVKPGNTFGDIGHAIQSFVESHRMSVVRDFCGHGLGRVFHAPPNVLHYGRPGTGATLEPGMFFTIEPMVNLGRPETKTLSDDWTAVTRDKSLSAQFEHSVGVTETGVDIFTLSPAGRFHPTYGE, encoded by the coding sequence ATGAGGCCCCACGTGAATAACGAAACCCGTGGCCGTCTGACAAAGGACGGCATTCGAATTTATGAACCGTCCGATTTTGCCGGAATGCATGTTGCCGGCGCATTGGCTGCGCGGATTCTGGATGATGTCGCGCCACATGTTCAGGTTGGGCAAACCACCGAAGAAATTGACCGTATCATCACCGATATGGTTGATGCCGCAGGCGCGAAATCGGCAACCATCGGCTACAAGGGCTATCAGCACGCCAGTTGCATTTCGGTCAACCACGTCGTTTGCCACGGTATTCCCAGTGTCAAAACCCTGAAGGACGGCGATATTCTGAACATCGACGTCACGGTCATCGTCGATGGCTGGTTCGGTGATACCTCGCGGATGTACGTGGCCGGCAAATTGCCACGCAAGGCCGAACGCCTGATCGATGTCACCCACGACGCCCTGATGCGCGGGATCGAGGCCGTGAAACCCGGCAACACGTTCGGCGATATCGGCCACGCGATCCAAAGCTTTGTGGAGAGCCATCGCATGTCCGTCGTGCGCGATTTTTGCGGTCACGGGCTGGGCCGCGTGTTTCACGCGCCGCCCAACGTATTGCACTATGGCCGTCCGGGCACCGGCGCCACGCTGGAACCGGGCATGTTCTTCACCATTGAACCGATGGTCAATCTGGGACGGCCTGAAACCAAGACACTGTCCGATGACTGGACGGCTGTAACCCGTGACAAATCCCTCTCAGCCCAGTTCGAACACTCGGTCGGCGTGACGGAAACCGGCGTGGACATTTTCACATTGTCCCCGGCAGGCCGGTTTCACCCCACATACGGGGAATAA
- a CDS encoding TRAP transporter substrate-binding protein, which produces MTFLKSVALAALLGVTATAATAQEITLRFQHFVSPKSANPKFFIEPWAKKIEAESNGRIKVEIYPFMQLGGKAPSQYDLIRDGAIDGGWVIPGYQPGRFPEAEAMEMPFMTTKSGEEASRAAWLFTQKNLMDDFADVHLIAAHMHGRGLVHKKGPVISTVSDFNGLKLRGPSRPATLLLDRLGATPVGMAVPAFPEALSKGVVDGGVITWEMSPSLKLDELTDSHTDVAGEKSLYNLFFIWAMNKDSYAALPDDLKAVIDNNSGMMASAWAGRAHDQGDLEGRAAMEASGNAIGEISEAETQLMQEMGETVTANWIEEMNAKGLDGAGLIADARAAVQITRDWK; this is translated from the coding sequence ATGACCTTTCTGAAATCCGTAGCCCTTGCCGCCCTCTTGGGGGTAACCGCAACCGCCGCAACAGCCCAGGAAATCACGTTACGCTTTCAGCATTTCGTGTCTCCCAAATCGGCCAACCCGAAATTCTTCATCGAACCCTGGGCCAAAAAGATCGAAGCGGAAAGCAATGGCCGCATCAAGGTCGAAATTTACCCGTTCATGCAGCTGGGCGGCAAAGCCCCCAGCCAGTACGACCTGATCCGCGACGGCGCGATTGACGGTGGCTGGGTCATTCCGGGCTACCAGCCCGGTCGTTTCCCCGAAGCGGAAGCCATGGAAATGCCGTTCATGACCACGAAATCAGGCGAAGAAGCCAGCCGCGCGGCATGGTTATTCACACAGAAAAACCTGATGGACGATTTCGCCGATGTACACCTGATTGCCGCGCATATGCACGGGCGCGGTCTGGTCCACAAAAAAGGCCCCGTAATCAGCACCGTCAGCGATTTCAACGGGCTGAAACTGCGCGGTCCTTCGCGCCCCGCAACGCTGCTTCTGGACAGGCTGGGCGCTACGCCGGTCGGCATGGCCGTTCCCGCCTTTCCCGAAGCCCTGTCAAAAGGTGTGGTTGATGGCGGCGTCATCACCTGGGAAATGTCTCCATCGCTCAAACTTGATGAACTGACAGACAGCCACACCGACGTGGCGGGCGAAAAATCGCTTTATAACCTGTTCTTCATCTGGGCGATGAACAAGGACAGCTATGCTGCCCTGCCCGATGACCTCAAGGCCGTGATCGACAACAATTCCGGCATGATGGCCAGCGCATGGGCCGGTCGTGCCCATGATCAGGGCGATCTGGAAGGCCGCGCCGCCATGGAAGCATCCGGCAACGCCATTGGCGAAATCAGCGAGGCTGAAACCCAGCTGATGCAGGAAATGGGCGAAACCGTCACCGCCAACTGGATCGAAGAAATGAATGCCAAGGGTCTGGATGGTGCCGGCCTGATCGCGGACGCACGCGCCGCGGTTCAGATCACCCGCGACTGGAAATAG
- the rsmD gene encoding 16S rRNA (guanine(966)-N(2))-methyltransferase RsmD, translating to MRIIAGQFRGLALASVGKGDAGAHLRPTSDRVRESLFNILTKYDVFDGARVLDLFAGTGALGLEALSRGAAQVCFVDDGAKAGQLIRQNIALTGSGAQTRLIRRDARKLPANEDAPYDLVFLDPPYGKDLGARALDAARAGGWIGDDAMIVWEDSTPQPAPDGFSLLDQRKYGATHITILQAD from the coding sequence GTGAGGATCATTGCGGGGCAGTTTCGCGGTCTGGCGCTGGCCTCGGTTGGCAAGGGGGACGCGGGTGCGCATTTGCGCCCGACATCGGACCGGGTGCGCGAGAGCCTGTTCAATATACTGACCAAATATGATGTGTTCGACGGGGCGCGGGTGCTGGACCTGTTTGCCGGAACCGGCGCGCTGGGGCTTGAGGCGCTGTCGCGCGGGGCGGCGCAGGTGTGTTTTGTCGATGACGGGGCCAAGGCCGGACAGTTGATCCGCCAGAATATTGCCTTGACGGGATCGGGCGCGCAGACGCGGTTGATCCGGCGGGATGCGCGCAAGCTGCCGGCGAACGAGGATGCGCCTTATGATCTGGTGTTTCTCGACCCGCCATATGGCAAGGATTTGGGGGCGCGCGCGCTGGATGCGGCCAGGGCGGGCGGATGGATTGGTGACGATGCGATGATCGTGTGGGAAGACAGCACGCCCCAGCCCGCACCGGACGGGTTTTCCCTGCTGGACCAGCGCAAATACGGCGCGACCCATATCACGATTTTGCAAGCGGATTGA
- a CDS encoding NAD(P)/FAD-dependent oxidoreductase, with protein MSHIVVIGAGQAGASLVMRLRNGGFDGQITLIGAEPVPPYQRPPLSKTYLTGEMALERLFLRPEAFYGEHGITLKLGHAVDAIDRDAKTVSVNGEVIAYDHLVLTTGSEPRRLPASIGGDLAGVHVVRTLADVDGMAPDFTEGARALIVGGGYIGLEAASVASKLGVKVTLVEMADRILQRVAAPETSDYFRALHRAHGVDIREGIGLDRLLGEDHVSGARLSDGTELEVDFVIVGVGVTPGHALAEAAGLILNNGIEVDAQGRTSDPSIWAAGDCASFPYKGARIRLESVQNAIDQAECVADNLLGAQKDYVPQPWFWSDQYDVKLQIAGLNSGYDHIVTRKGEGDTVSFWYYKGDTLLAVDAMNDPRNYMIGKRLIEAGKSPAPDVIANPDTDMKALLKA; from the coding sequence ATGAGCCACATCGTTGTGATCGGCGCGGGACAGGCCGGTGCGTCTTTGGTTATGCGCCTGCGCAATGGCGGCTTTGATGGTCAGATCACGCTGATCGGGGCGGAGCCGGTGCCACCCTATCAGCGGCCGCCGCTGTCCAAGACCTATCTGACCGGCGAGATGGCGCTGGAGCGGTTGTTCCTGCGGCCGGAAGCGTTTTACGGCGAACACGGTATCACCCTGAAACTGGGCCATGCCGTCGATGCCATTGACCGGGATGCCAAAACGGTTTCGGTGAATGGCGAGGTGATCGCCTATGATCATCTGGTTCTGACCACCGGTTCAGAGCCGCGACGCCTGCCAGCATCGATCGGCGGCGATCTGGCGGGCGTGCATGTCGTGCGCACATTGGCAGATGTCGATGGAATGGCCCCCGATTTTACCGAGGGCGCACGCGCGCTGATTGTCGGTGGTGGCTATATCGGGCTGGAGGCTGCTTCGGTTGCCAGCAAGCTGGGCGTAAAGGTGACGTTGGTGGAAATGGCGGACCGGATCCTGCAACGTGTGGCCGCGCCGGAAACCAGTGATTATTTTCGCGCGCTGCATCGCGCACATGGTGTGGACATCCGCGAGGGGATCGGGCTGGACCGGTTGCTGGGCGAAGATCACGTATCCGGCGCGCGGCTGAGTGACGGCACCGAACTGGAGGTCGATTTTGTGATCGTCGGCGTTGGTGTCACGCCCGGTCACGCGCTGGCCGAGGCGGCGGGGCTGATCCTGAACAACGGGATCGAGGTTGATGCGCAGGGGCGCACATCGGATCCGTCGATCTGGGCGGCGGGGGATTGCGCGTCTTTTCCCTACAAAGGCGCGCGCATCCGGCTGGAGAGTGTGCAGAACGCGATTGATCAGGCCGAATGTGTGGCCGACAACCTGCTGGGGGCGCAAAAAGACTATGTACCGCAGCCTTGGTTCTGGTCGGATCAGTATGACGTGAAATTGCAGATTGCCGGGCTGAACAGCGGCTATGATCATATTGTCACGCGCAAGGGCGAGGGCGATACCGTGTCGTTCTGGTATTACAAGGGTGATACGTTGCTGGCGGTGGATGCGATGAACGATCCGCGCAATTACATGATTGGCAAGCGGTTGATCGAGGCCGGAAAATCGCCCGCGCCGGATGTGATTGCCAACCCGGACACCGATATGAAGGCCCTGCTGAAAGCGTGA
- a CDS encoding peroxiredoxin — protein sequence MTISQGDALPDASLVRMGADGPEAVNLSDKTKGRKVVIFAVPGAFTPTCHSAHVPSFVRTKDQFAAKGVDEIICISVNDPFVMKAWGEATGATDAGITMLADAQSAFTTAIGMNFDAPPAGLMARSKRYAMLVDNGTVTLFQAEESPGVCDVSGGEALLDAM from the coding sequence ATGACAATTTCTCAAGGCGATGCACTGCCGGACGCTTCATTGGTCCGGATGGGGGCAGACGGCCCCGAAGCCGTAAACCTGTCCGACAAGACCAAGGGCCGCAAGGTCGTGATTTTTGCAGTGCCCGGCGCGTTCACGCCGACATGCCATTCTGCCCATGTGCCCAGCTTCGTGCGCACCAAGGATCAGTTCGCTGCCAAAGGCGTCGATGAAATCATCTGCATCAGTGTGAATGACCCTTTCGTCATGAAGGCATGGGGCGAAGCCACCGGCGCAACCGATGCCGGCATCACAATGCTGGCGGATGCGCAAAGCGCGTTCACAACAGCGATCGGCATGAATTTTGATGCCCCGCCCGCCGGTCTGATGGCCCGCTCGAAACGCTACGCGATGCTGGTTGATAACGGCACGGTCACGCTGTTTCAGGCCGAAGAAAGCCCGGGCGTCTGCGACGTCTCGGGTGGTGAGGCCCTGCTGGACGCGATGTAA
- a CDS encoding 4a-hydroxytetrahydrobiopterin dehydratase encodes MTEKLSEETRGALLEPLFASGWEMVPERDAIRKTFVFKNFVEAFGWMTRVALWAEKWDHHPEWDNVYKTVNVVLTTHDVDGLSTLDAKLARKMDSL; translated from the coding sequence ATGACCGAGAAACTGTCTGAAGAAACCAGAGGCGCGTTGCTGGAACCGCTGTTCGCGTCCGGTTGGGAAATGGTGCCGGAGCGCGATGCGATCCGCAAAACATTCGTGTTCAAGAATTTCGTCGAGGCGTTCGGCTGGATGACACGGGTCGCCTTGTGGGCGGAAAAATGGGATCATCACCCGGAATGGGACAATGTCTACAAAACGGTGAATGTTGTGCTGACGACCCATGACGTGGACGGGTTAAGCACGCTGGATGCCAAGCTTGCCCGGAAGATGGACAGCCTTTAG